A part of Desulfobacter sp. genomic DNA contains:
- a CDS encoding DEAD/DEAH box helicase produces the protein MTLKAYIEGLKSYRGFAGDIVCHKSMDARDGDYAGELPPFKNDLAPLLSALGISKLYTHQSRAIGKILTGRHTVIATPTASGKSLVYNLPVLDALISDPGAHALYLFPLKALARDQMDTVRQMMDHILSCPISGSGDNRLPAPLTAGVYDGDITAYQKSKIRKNPPNILLSNPEMLHLAMLAHHRLWEDYFSNLKFVVVDEVHTYRGVMGSNMAWVFRRLLRICRYYGAAPVFIFCSATIANPAQLAAGLTGLEVAVVDGHGAPAGKKDVVMMRGLEGAAQTAITLIHAAVHRKLRVIVYTQSRKITELIAVWAAQRAKSFADKISAYRAGFLPEERREIERKLASGELLCVVSTSALELGIDIGSLDLCILVGYPGTIMSTWQRAGRVGRDGKDSAMVLIAHEDALDQYFINHPDVFFSMPPETARINPENPMILHRHLDCAAAELRLETCEPFMKLPAVEKGVQALSGKGKLFQSRDGKIWVSPRKAPHREVSLRGAGRTIPIFKEETKESLGEIDWHRSYFETHEGAVYLHRGTTYVVSHFDHVKGLVRARQEQVTYYTRARSSKSTEILSVQDTRQVGGARLGFGTLKIREQVTGYEMKRVSTGKSLGIVPLDLPELTYETQGLWIEIPDWVREEIEAGHLHFMGGIHALEHAAIGIMPLLVMTDRNDLGGISIPFHPQVGRAVVFIYDGAPGGIGLSRQAFDNGGALMDRTLEAISGCPCDTGCPACVHSPKCGSGNRPIDKGAAKVLLELIRQENGGRNEPAPIRVPEKKLAAPAPPPAVKHPPSRFGVLDIETRRSAAQVGGWHRADRMGVSCAVLYDSEPDEFTVYHQDNIPELVSHLKELDLVVGFNIIRFDYKVLSGLSPFNFTQLPTLDMLMKVHERLGYRLSLDQLARQTLGTEKSADGLKALEWWQQGRMDLIVQYCTQDVRVTRDLYLFGLEHGYLVFKNKAGFQVRLPLNLGA, from the coding sequence TTGACCCTCAAGGCCTATATCGAGGGCCTCAAATCCTATCGGGGGTTTGCAGGCGATATTGTCTGCCATAAATCCATGGATGCCCGGGACGGGGACTATGCCGGGGAACTGCCGCCCTTTAAAAATGATTTAGCCCCTCTGCTTTCCGCCCTGGGTATTTCAAAGCTGTATACCCACCAGTCCCGAGCCATTGGAAAAATATTGACGGGCCGCCATACGGTGATTGCCACCCCCACGGCGTCCGGAAAGAGCCTGGTGTACAACCTGCCGGTGCTGGACGCCCTGATTTCAGATCCCGGTGCCCATGCGCTCTATCTTTTCCCCCTCAAGGCCCTTGCAAGGGACCAGATGGATACGGTGCGGCAGATGATGGATCATATCCTGTCATGTCCTATTTCCGGTTCCGGTGATAACCGGCTGCCGGCCCCCCTGACCGCCGGGGTGTACGACGGGGATATCACCGCCTACCAGAAATCCAAGATCCGGAAAAATCCCCCCAACATCCTGCTGTCCAACCCGGAAATGCTCCACCTGGCCATGCTGGCCCATCACAGGCTGTGGGAAGACTATTTTTCAAACCTTAAATTCGTGGTGGTGGATGAGGTGCACACCTACAGGGGGGTGATGGGCTCCAACATGGCCTGGGTGTTCAGGCGGTTGCTGCGTATCTGCAGGTATTACGGCGCGGCGCCTGTATTTATCTTCTGTTCCGCCACCATTGCCAATCCCGCCCAGCTGGCCGCGGGGCTCACCGGCCTTGAGGTGGCGGTGGTGGACGGCCACGGGGCCCCGGCCGGGAAAAAAGATGTGGTGATGATGAGGGGGCTTGAGGGGGCGGCACAGACCGCCATCACCCTGATCCATGCCGCTGTTCACCGGAAGCTGAGGGTGATTGTCTACACCCAGTCCAGGAAGATCACCGAACTCATTGCCGTATGGGCGGCCCAGCGGGCTAAATCCTTTGCAGACAAGATTTCCGCCTACAGGGCCGGTTTCCTGCCCGAAGAACGCAGGGAAATCGAACGAAAACTGGCCTCAGGGGAACTGCTCTGTGTGGTCTCCACCTCGGCCCTGGAACTGGGCATTGACATCGGCAGCCTGGATCTGTGCATCCTGGTGGGGTATCCGGGCACCATCATGTCCACCTGGCAGCGGGCTGGCCGGGTGGGCCGGGACGGCAAGGATTCGGCCATGGTACTCATCGCCCATGAGGACGCCCTGGACCAGTATTTCATCAACCACCCCGATGTTTTTTTCTCCATGCCCCCGGAAACCGCGAGAATCAACCCGGAAAACCCCATGATTCTCCACCGCCACCTGGACTGCGCTGCGGCGGAACTCCGGCTGGAAACCTGCGAACCTTTTATGAAACTGCCGGCAGTGGAAAAAGGGGTGCAGGCCCTGTCCGGGAAAGGTAAGCTCTTCCAGAGCCGGGACGGTAAGATCTGGGTTTCCCCCCGAAAAGCCCCCCACCGTGAGGTGAGTCTCAGGGGAGCGGGCCGCACCATCCCCATATTCAAGGAGGAGACCAAGGAAAGCCTGGGGGAAATCGACTGGCACCGCTCCTATTTTGAGACCCATGAAGGGGCGGTATACCTGCACCGGGGCACCACCTATGTGGTCTCCCATTTTGATCATGTCAAGGGCCTGGTCCGTGCCCGCCAGGAACAGGTGACCTATTACACCCGGGCCCGATCCTCCAAATCAACTGAAATTCTCTCTGTGCAGGATACCCGGCAGGTGGGGGGCGCCCGGCTGGGATTCGGGACTCTCAAGATCCGGGAACAGGTCACCGGCTATGAAATGAAACGGGTATCCACGGGCAAGTCCTTGGGCATCGTTCCCCTGGACCTGCCGGAGCTGACCTACGAAACCCAGGGGCTGTGGATTGAAATTCCGGACTGGGTCCGGGAGGAAATTGAAGCCGGCCACCTTCATTTCATGGGCGGCATCCATGCCCTGGAACACGCCGCCATCGGCATCATGCCCCTGCTGGTCATGACCGACCGAAATGACCTTGGGGGGATCTCCATCCCCTTTCACCCCCAGGTGGGACGGGCGGTGGTGTTTATTTATGACGGGGCGCCCGGGGGGATCGGTTTGTCCCGCCAGGCCTTTGACAACGGCGGCGCCCTCATGGACCGGACCCTGGAAGCCATATCCGGCTGTCCCTGCGACACCGGGTGTCCGGCCTGCGTCCATTCGCCCAAATGCGGCTCCGGCAACCGGCCCATTGACAAGGGGGCGGCAAAAGTGCTCCTTGAACTGATCCGGCAGGAAAATGGAGGCCGGAATGAACCTGCCCCCATCAGGGTGCCAGAGAAAAAACTCGCTGCACCGGCCCCGCCGCCCGCTGTCAAGCATCCCCCTTCGCGGTTCGGCGTCCTGGACATAGAAACCCGGCGGTCTGCGGCCCAGGTGGGCGGGTGGCACCGTGCAGACCGAATGGGGGTATCCTGTGCCGTTCTTTATGATTCAGAACCCGATGAATTCACGGTCTATCACCAGGACAATATCCCGGAACTGGTTTCCCATTTAAAAGAACTGGATCTTGTGGTAGGGTTTAACATTATCCGATTTGACTACAAGGTGCTTTCCGGTCTTTCCCCGTTCAATTTCACCCAACTGCCGACCCTGGACATGCTGATGAAAGTCCATGAACGCTTAGGTTACCGGCTTTCACTGGACCAGCTCGCCCGGCAGACCCTTGGCACGGAAAAAAGCGCCGACGGGCTCAAGGCCCTGGAATGGTGGCAGCAGGGACGGATGGATCTCATTGTCCAATACTGCACCCAGGATGTCAGGGTCACACGGGATCTTTATCTTTTCGGGTTGGAACACGGCTATCTTGTTTTTAAAAACAAAGCCGGTTTTCAGGTCAGGCTGCCGTTAAATTTGGGGGCATAA
- the rocF gene encoding arginase — MTRHISIIGVPMDFGQMLRGVDMGPAALRYTKLVSRLRELGHEVTDEGDISIPMRDSDMDMAHDKYVQEITQICESIYKTGKRVMDQGRFPLFLGGDHSIAVGTVASVADQDLDKNPIGLIWVDAHGDFNTPETSPSGNIHGMPLAALIGEGHDQLVNVGMPGMKIHPDNVVMIGQRDLDTAEKERIKKSGITIFTMRDIDEQGISSVASKTMMKFAHLKRFHLTLDMDALDPVEAPGVGTPVPGGISYREAHLLMEILADSGKLGSMDLVETNPILDVGNKTAELAVELALSALGKSIL; from the coding sequence ATGACAAGACATATCAGTATCATCGGCGTACCAATGGACTTCGGGCAGATGCTCCGGGGAGTGGATATGGGGCCTGCTGCCCTGAGATATACAAAACTTGTTTCAAGACTTCGGGAGCTGGGCCATGAAGTCACCGATGAGGGGGATATTTCCATCCCAATGCGGGATTCGGACATGGATATGGCCCATGATAAATATGTGCAGGAGATCACCCAGATCTGTGAATCCATATATAAAACAGGCAAACGGGTAATGGACCAGGGCCGTTTTCCCCTGTTCCTGGGGGGGGACCACTCCATTGCCGTTGGCACCGTTGCCTCGGTGGCAGACCAGGACCTGGATAAAAATCCAATTGGACTGATCTGGGTGGATGCCCACGGGGATTTCAATACACCGGAAACTTCGCCTTCTGGCAATATCCACGGCATGCCCCTTGCCGCCCTGATCGGGGAGGGCCATGACCAGTTGGTCAATGTGGGGATGCCGGGTATGAAAATCCATCCGGATAATGTGGTCATGATCGGCCAGCGTGACCTGGACACCGCTGAAAAGGAGCGGATCAAAAAATCGGGCATCACCATCTTCACCATGCGGGATATCGACGAGCAGGGCATCTCTTCGGTGGCCTCCAAAACCATGATGAAGTTCGCCCACCTCAAGCGGTTCCACCTGACCCTGGACATGGACGCCCTGGACCCGGTGGAGGCACCGGGGGTCGGGACGCCGGTGCCGGGGGGGATCAGCTACAGGGAGGCCCACCTGCTCATGGAAATCCTGGCCGACTCCGGGAAACTGGGCTCCATGGACCTTGTGGAAACAAACCCCATCCTGGATGTGGGCAATAAAACCGCGGAACTGGCCGTGGAACTGGCCCTTTCTGCCCTGGGCAAAAGTATTCTATAG
- the cmoA gene encoding carboxy-S-adenosyl-L-methionine synthase CmoA, whose translation MEKDRVFAEKQTTVSPFRFNEKVARVFDDMLVRSVPFYGEALKQQARMSCRYYRPGTRIYDLGCSHGNLGLLLLEVFGDTPFKMTGVDNSRPMVDRYKQRLAEYGGSPSIDLVCCGMEDIRIKNASVVVVNLTLQFLSPEKRDKMIRTIYRGLCPGGILLITEKTIHPDPGLSELELDFYCQFKRENGYSELEISQKRDALEKVLIPEAVADHEQRITAAGFSLFNVWLKWFNFTSMLAIK comes from the coding sequence ATGGAAAAAGACAGGGTATTTGCAGAAAAACAAACGACGGTCAGCCCCTTCCGCTTTAATGAGAAAGTGGCCCGGGTATTTGACGATATGCTGGTACGGTCGGTGCCGTTCTACGGCGAGGCCCTCAAGCAGCAGGCAAGGATGAGCTGCCGCTATTACCGGCCGGGGACGAGGATCTATGACCTGGGCTGCTCCCACGGCAATCTCGGGCTGCTGCTGCTTGAGGTTTTCGGGGATACGCCCTTTAAGATGACCGGGGTGGATAATTCACGGCCCATGGTCGACCGCTACAAACAGCGGCTGGCAGAATACGGCGGCTCTCCGTCCATCGACCTGGTCTGCTGCGGTATGGAGGATATCCGCATCAAGAACGCCTCGGTGGTGGTGGTAAACCTGACCCTGCAGTTTCTCAGCCCGGAAAAGCGGGATAAGATGATCCGGACCATCTACAGAGGGCTTTGTCCCGGAGGGATCCTGCTGATTACGGAAAAAACCATCCATCCTGATCCCGGGCTTTCGGAATTGGAACTGGATTTTTACTGCCAGTTTAAGCGGGAAAACGGCTACTCTGAGCTGGAAATCAGCCAGAAAAGGGACGCCCTGGAGAAGGTCCTGATCCCCGAAGCCGTGGCAGACCACGAACAGCGGATCACTGCGGCGGGATTTTCCTTGTTTAATGTCTGGCTCAAGTGGTTTAACTTCACCTCCATGCTGGCAATCAAATAG
- the murJ gene encoding murein biosynthesis integral membrane protein MurJ, producing the protein MAASQTLKKIGFASFIMMASVFASRIIGLAREAAIAWAGGAGAGVDAYQVSFVIPEILNHVVASGFLSITFIPIFTRYLAQKKENEGFEVFSIVFNGFGLALLGFICISIYFAPELIRLLAPGLPSGPTFDMAVRMTRIIIPAQFFFFSGGLFMAVQFAREKFFIPALAPLIYNTGIITGGLLLNRYLGMEGFAWGVLAGAFAGSFLLQLVGAKKCGLTYFFAWNIRHPDFKKYILLTLPLMLGLTMTFSTEILMKFFGSFLDEGSISALNYALRIMFILVGFFGQAVGTASYPFMAKLAAREEFSQLNGLINQTLKFIILVMPFSVLFMVLRTEVVAILYQRGAFDAQALAATAGILPWFMAGAVAFAAQTIVSRGYFASQNTLFPALFSTACVLGGLPLIWAGMKMMGAKGVAAGLSLSVALTTGLLFEAWSRRTGNKGKTDVYRFFLVCVLLSLASGAALEAVYAGITRIVPTGGLISNLCICTATGLAFLAILGGLGRLFNISEILTLYERIYGKTLKKIISKVVPWEKHKT; encoded by the coding sequence ATGGCAGCTTCCCAGACTCTGAAAAAAATCGGTTTTGCCTCATTTATCATGATGGCCTCGGTATTTGCAAGCCGGATCATCGGCCTTGCCCGTGAGGCGGCCATTGCCTGGGCCGGGGGGGCCGGCGCCGGGGTGGACGCCTACCAGGTTTCCTTTGTCATCCCGGAAATACTCAACCACGTGGTGGCATCGGGCTTTTTGTCCATTACCTTTATTCCCATCTTTACCCGGTATCTTGCCCAGAAAAAAGAAAATGAGGGGTTCGAAGTCTTTTCCATTGTCTTCAATGGATTCGGACTTGCCCTGCTTGGGTTCATATGTATTTCCATATATTTTGCCCCGGAACTGATCCGTTTGCTGGCCCCGGGGCTGCCGTCAGGCCCCACCTTTGACATGGCCGTGCGTATGACCCGGATCATCATTCCGGCCCAGTTCTTTTTCTTCAGCGGCGGCCTGTTCATGGCCGTGCAATTTGCAAGGGAGAAATTCTTCATCCCGGCCCTGGCCCCGTTGATCTACAACACCGGCATCATCACCGGCGGCCTCCTGCTCAACCGGTATCTGGGCATGGAAGGCTTTGCCTGGGGGGTGCTGGCCGGTGCCTTTGCCGGCAGTTTTCTGCTTCAGCTTGTCGGGGCGAAAAAATGCGGGCTCACCTATTTCTTTGCCTGGAATATCCGCCACCCGGATTTTAAAAAGTATATCCTGCTCACCCTCCCCCTGATGCTGGGGCTGACCATGACGTTCTCAACAGAAATACTCATGAAATTCTTCGGTTCCTTTCTGGACGAGGGCAGCATATCAGCCTTGAACTACGCCCTGCGGATCATGTTCATCCTGGTGGGTTTTTTCGGTCAGGCCGTGGGCACCGCCTCCTACCCTTTCATGGCGAAACTGGCCGCCAGGGAAGAATTCAGCCAGCTTAACGGTCTCATCAACCAGACCCTGAAGTTTATTATTCTGGTCATGCCTTTTTCCGTGCTTTTTATGGTGCTGAGAACAGAGGTGGTGGCCATCCTTTACCAGCGGGGCGCCTTTGATGCCCAGGCGTTGGCGGCCACGGCCGGAATTCTGCCCTGGTTCATGGCAGGCGCCGTTGCCTTTGCCGCCCAGACCATTGTCTCCCGGGGCTACTTTGCCTCCCAGAACACCTTGTTTCCGGCATTGTTTTCAACGGCCTGCGTCCTTGGGGGGCTGCCCCTGATCTGGGCCGGCATGAAAATGATGGGGGCAAAAGGGGTGGCAGCCGGCCTGTCCCTGTCGGTGGCCCTGACCACAGGGCTTCTTTTTGAGGCCTGGAGCCGGCGGACCGGCAATAAGGGCAAAACCGATGTTTACAGATTCTTTCTGGTTTGCGTGCTGCTCAGTTTGGCTAGCGGCGCTGCACTGGAAGCGGTTTACGCCGGTATCACCCGGATTGTCCCCACAGGCGGGCTTATTTCAAATCTTTGCATCTGCACGGCCACGGGCCTGGCCTTTCTGGCGATCCTCGGCGGGCTGGGGCGGTTGTTCAATATCAGCGAAATCCTGACATTGTATGAACGAATTTATGGTAAAACACTGAAGAAAATAATTTCAAAGGTGGTGCCATGGGAAAAACACAAAACATAA
- a CDS encoding sigma factor regulator FecR yields the protein MGKTQNIRGSVLSQVNAVAERIRGCGAVTAFTGAGISTESGIPDYRSQGGLWDKFRPVYFDEFMSSETARIEYWRQRLEMEKGLANASPNKGHRALAALAKAGYLTTLITQNIDGLHQASGIPEEKIIELHGNSRRIRCMSCRKLSTWDEAMARIQKGDLAPECTCGGYLKPDTVSFGQAMPEAQTREAARLSSQSKVFIAIGSTLQVQPAASMPEYARSAGAYLAIINLSATPLDGQAHLVIREKAGTVLDALAGLVLKNTA from the coding sequence ATGGGAAAAACACAAAACATAAGGGGCAGTGTGCTGTCCCAGGTCAACGCAGTTGCCGAGCGTATCAGGGGCTGCGGTGCGGTTACAGCATTCACCGGAGCCGGTATTTCAACGGAAAGCGGGATCCCCGATTACAGGAGCCAGGGCGGGCTCTGGGACAAATTCCGGCCGGTTTATTTTGATGAATTCATGTCCTCGGAAACAGCCAGGATCGAATACTGGCGCCAGCGCCTTGAAATGGAAAAAGGCCTGGCCAACGCCTCACCCAACAAGGGGCACCGAGCCCTGGCCGCCCTTGCAAAGGCCGGTTACCTAACAACCCTGATCACCCAGAATATCGACGGCCTCCACCAGGCATCGGGCATCCCGGAAGAAAAAATAATAGAACTCCACGGAAATTCTCGAAGGATCAGGTGCATGTCCTGCCGTAAACTTTCCACCTGGGATGAGGCCATGGCACGGATCCAGAAAGGAGACCTGGCGCCGGAATGCACCTGCGGCGGGTATCTGAAACCGGACACCGTCTCATTCGGTCAGGCCATGCCGGAGGCACAGACAAGGGAAGCGGCCCGGCTGTCCTCCCAAAGCAAGGTATTTATCGCCATAGGCTCCACCCTCCAGGTACAGCCGGCCGCCTCCATGCCCGAATATGCCAGGAGTGCAGGCGCCTATCTGGCCATCATCAACCTGTCGGCCACTCCCCTTGACGGCCAGGCCCACCTGGTCATACGTGAAAAGGCCGGCACAGTGCTGGATGCACTGGCCGGTCTGGTGCTCAAAAACACAGCCTGA
- a CDS encoding histidine phosphatase family protein — MKRKYEVKSQDTIDTITGLLDRGIDRMSVILRHSDRFYHKDFRMEPFMGLTEAGKSYALELGKGLPSTVMPRLYSSHFGRCIETAYLIDKGYTMVNGSTLPHNQTCDLLTPFYIKDIEKALGRMEASGTTAFIRDWFDKAIDKTIMEDPEHTSDAITDFMAGCLSELAAGEVAVCVSHDWNIFPIKEFKLGLPHEGAGDIGYLDGVVFYKENGQTWAVTHQTGPVAL, encoded by the coding sequence ATGAAAAGAAAATACGAAGTCAAATCCCAGGACACCATTGACACCATCACCGGCCTTCTGGACCGGGGCATCGACCGGATGTCCGTCATTCTCCGCCACTCGGACCGGTTTTACCACAAAGACTTTCGGATGGAGCCCTTCATGGGGCTGACCGAAGCCGGCAAATCCTATGCCCTTGAGCTGGGCAAAGGCCTGCCCTCAACGGTGATGCCCAGGCTGTATTCCAGCCATTTCGGCAGATGCATTGAAACCGCATACCTCATTGACAAGGGCTATACTATGGTAAATGGCAGCACCCTGCCCCACAATCAAACCTGCGACCTGCTTACGCCCTTTTATATCAAGGATATTGAAAAGGCACTGGGAAGGATGGAGGCATCGGGCACCACAGCGTTCATCAGGGACTGGTTTGACAAGGCCATTGATAAAACCATCATGGAGGATCCTGAACATACGTCAGATGCCATAACGGATTTCATGGCCGGCTGCCTGTCGGAGCTAGCTGCCGGAGAGGTGGCGGTCTGTGTGTCCCATGACTGGAATATCTTTCCCATAAAGGAATTCAAGCTGGGCCTGCCCCACGAAGGCGCCGGGGATATCGGCTATCTGGACGGGGTGGTCTTTTACAAGGAGAACGGTCAAACCTGGGCCGTCACCCACCAGACCGGTCCCGTTGCCCTCTGA
- the cmoB gene encoding tRNA 5-methoxyuridine(34)/uridine 5-oxyacetic acid(34) synthase CmoB encodes MEKFLARHRDHRFGRWYDALEAVVREKREFLDNVGGNFQKFKTVVDSLPELAPASIELAAKAVRAGEADELDPVLQERLLEGLKGLCPWRKGPFDFFGIHIDAEWQSWMKWERLAPHLPQLEGRRILDIGSSCGYYMFRMAARNPAFVLGLEPQSSFYYQYLAAQKYLNQDNVFCLPIPYHQMPPVAEYFDLVLCMGILYHRKSPVEMLRQIHDSLRKGGQIVLENLVLEGRNNLCLFPHDRYAKMRNVFFIPDLAAMESWLARAGFSDIRCVDVSPTTLEEQRKTPWIQTESLADFMDPNDPSKTVEGYPGPVRAIFMATA; translated from the coding sequence ATGGAAAAATTTTTAGCGCGGCACCGGGATCACCGGTTCGGCCGGTGGTACGACGCCCTTGAGGCAGTGGTCAGGGAAAAACGGGAATTTCTGGACAATGTCGGGGGAAATTTTCAAAAATTCAAAACCGTGGTGGATTCCCTGCCCGAGCTTGCCCCCGCTTCCATCGAACTGGCAGCCAAGGCGGTCAGGGCCGGGGAGGCAGATGAGCTTGATCCGGTGTTGCAAGAACGGCTGCTGGAAGGGTTAAAAGGGCTCTGCCCCTGGCGCAAGGGGCCCTTTGATTTTTTCGGTATTCACATTGACGCCGAATGGCAGTCCTGGATGAAATGGGAACGGCTGGCTCCCCATCTGCCGCAACTGGAGGGAAGGCGGATTCTGGATATCGGATCCTCCTGCGGATATTATATGTTCAGGATGGCGGCCCGGAACCCGGCCTTTGTGCTGGGCCTGGAACCCCAGAGTTCGTTTTATTACCAGTATCTGGCTGCCCAGAAATACCTGAACCAGGACAATGTGTTCTGCCTGCCCATTCCCTACCACCAGATGCCCCCTGTGGCCGAATACTTTGACCTGGTTTTATGCATGGGCATTCTCTACCACCGCAAGTCCCCGGTGGAAATGCTCAGGCAGATTCACGACAGCCTCCGAAAGGGAGGACAGATCGTGCTGGAGAATCTGGTGCTGGAAGGCCGTAACAACCTCTGCCTCTTTCCCCATGACCGGTATGCAAAGATGCGCAATGTCTTTTTTATCCCTGACCTGGCCGCCATGGAATCCTGGCTGGCCAGGGCGGGATTCAGCGACATCCGTTGCGTGGATGTCAGCCCTACAACGCTTGAAGAACAGCGTAAAACACCCTGGATCCAGACCGAATCCCTGGCGGATTTTATGGATCCAAATGATCCGTCCAAAACCGTGGAGGGCTATCCCGGTCCGGTGAGGGCCATTTTCATGGCCACTGCTTAA
- a CDS encoding methyl-accepting chemotaxis protein: protein MLKNLFRLINRKLWIKVLIPVSISVVLVMAGSLWFSIKAQDRFGRHQLNLKNKSLAMAVEGGMFDALAVGENDTVRAQFRRLNEKVKGLKVYVYDFNGVVSFSTDTGAVGKNMDAYVNAAILEDITGMISSGKDSEASFQTRTAGTDYIVKSSPILNERKCYHCHGSNRAVLGGISVLSSMTDMQQAIAKGRNTTILISLTGLILIIMLVWLFFYFIVNKKVGRVLASAARLREKDFTHEDSVPQGDEINHILNRINEVTRELRGVIRHIVDSSLHLAGSSNEMRQIADTLDSSSTGASERAMQVSAAAEEMSVNNKAMASAMEEAAGTMNALASAVDEMSATVGEISKNAADSKAVTDEMVAGFDAVMTAVTDLGNRAEDVDQVTNEIRSISEQVSLLALNAKIEAARAGEAGKGFAVVAQEITELASDSSRSTLEADEKLAAIKQMVQDMIAKVSAISGKINDSDQAISGIAASVEEQNVTTHEIAKSINDINQQISDMNHRVTQGAEAAADIARDITEVETASTRVKEESLSLNKGAGDLAKMAESFKRLMGQFKI, encoded by the coding sequence ATGCTAAAGAATCTGTTTCGCCTGATCAACAGAAAGTTATGGATAAAAGTACTCATTCCGGTGAGCATCAGCGTGGTTCTGGTGATGGCCGGCTCTCTCTGGTTCAGTATCAAAGCCCAGGACCGGTTCGGCCGGCACCAGTTGAATCTGAAGAATAAAAGCCTGGCCATGGCCGTGGAAGGGGGGATGTTCGACGCCCTGGCCGTTGGAGAGAATGATACGGTCCGTGCCCAGTTCCGGCGGCTCAACGAGAAAGTCAAGGGACTGAAGGTGTATGTTTACGATTTTAACGGAGTTGTCTCCTTTTCCACGGATACCGGTGCCGTTGGCAAAAATATGGATGCCTATGTAAATGCCGCTATCCTTGAGGACATCACCGGTATGATCTCCTCGGGCAAGGACTCTGAAGCCTCTTTTCAAACACGGACGGCCGGGACGGATTACATCGTCAAAAGCAGCCCGATCTTGAACGAGAGAAAATGCTACCACTGCCACGGCAGCAACCGGGCCGTTCTGGGCGGCATTTCGGTGCTCTCATCAATGACCGACATGCAGCAGGCCATTGCCAAGGGACGGAATACCACCATCCTGATTTCCCTGACCGGGCTTATTCTGATCATCATGCTGGTATGGCTTTTCTTTTATTTTATTGTGAACAAAAAAGTGGGCCGGGTCCTGGCCTCAGCAGCCCGGCTGAGGGAAAAGGATTTCACCCACGAAGATTCCGTGCCCCAGGGCGATGAGATCAACCACATCCTGAACCGCATCAATGAGGTCACCCGGGAATTGCGCGGGGTGATCCGCCATATCGTGGACAGTTCCCTGCACCTGGCGGGATCCTCCAATGAGATGCGCCAGATTGCCGATACACTGGACTCATCAAGCACCGGTGCCTCTGAAAGAGCGATGCAGGTGTCTGCGGCCGCCGAGGAAATGAGTGTTAACAACAAGGCCATGGCCAGCGCCATGGAAGAGGCGGCCGGCACAATGAATGCCCTGGCTTCGGCCGTGGATGAAATGAGTGCAACCGTTGGCGAAATTTCAAAGAACGCCGCCGATTCCAAGGCAGTGACAGATGAGATGGTGGCAGGGTTTGATGCCGTTATGACGGCGGTGACGGACCTGGGCAACCGGGCCGAAGATGTGGACCAGGTAACCAATGAGATCCGGTCCATTTCCGAGCAGGTTTCCCTGCTGGCCCTCAATGCCAAAATCGAAGCGGCCCGGGCCGGGGAGGCGGGCAAGGGATTTGCCGTGGTGGCCCAGGAAATTACCGAACTGGCGTCGGATTCCAGCCGGTCCACCCTGGAGGCGGATGAGAAACTGGCCGCCATCAAGCAGATGGTTCAGGATATGATCGCCAAGGTGTCGGCCATTTCAGGGAAAATCAACGACAGCGACCAGGCCATATCCGGCATTGCCGCCTCAGTGGAAGAGCAGAATGTCACCACCCATGAAATTGCAAAGAGTATCAATGATATCAACCAGCAGATTTCAGATATGAACCACCGGGTCACCCAGGGCGCGGAAGCTGCGGCGGATATCGCCAGGGATATCACCGAAGTTGAAACGGCATCCACCCGGGTGAAGGAGGAGAGCCTGAGCCTGAACAAGGGGGCTGGGGACCTGGCAAAGATGGCCGAATCCTTTAAGCGCCTGATGGGTCAGTTTAAAATTTAG
- a CDS encoding cytochrome C produces the protein MSMLAVAGALLLWHQAAIGQDKAYVGAKACEACHQEEYDSFMANSKKAHSFNNIKKMEKKLTPDEYRECFQCHTTGYGQEGGFVSEARTPDLKNPGCEVCHGPGSLHAESEDPEDIVRKMAMEDCMTCHNQERINDFDFRPLLYSGGH, from the coding sequence ATGAGTATGCTGGCCGTTGCAGGGGCCTTGTTATTATGGCACCAGGCAGCCATTGGTCAGGACAAGGCATATGTCGGGGCGAAAGCCTGCGAGGCCTGTCACCAGGAAGAGTATGACAGCTTTATGGCCAATTCCAAAAAGGCCCATTCCTTTAACAATATCAAAAAGATGGAAAAGAAACTTACCCCGGACGAGTACAGGGAATGTTTCCAATGCCATACCACAGGCTATGGACAGGAAGGGGGATTTGTGTCAGAAGCCCGTACGCCTGACCTGAAGAACCCGGGATGCGAGGTCTGCCACGGCCCGGGCTCCCTCCATGCGGAATCCGAAGATCCTGAAGATATTGTAAGGAAAATGGCAATGGAAGATTGTATGACCTGCCATAATCAGGAACGGATAAATGATTTTGATTTCAGACCCCTGCTGTACAGCGGCGGCCATTAA